A genomic segment from Spinacia oleracea cultivar Varoflay chromosome 3, BTI_SOV_V1, whole genome shotgun sequence encodes:
- the LOC110793414 gene encoding protein DETOXIFICATION 49, with amino-acid sequence MEHHKHNTSQAPLLPDHNSPQTRLRISEVVNEVRQLYSIAFPLILSSLLTYGKSAISMAFMGHLGKEALAGGSLAIGFANITGYSLLAGLAMGMDAISSQAHGAKQWALMGHTLQRTIIILSLCCIPISFLWLNLNPILVFLGQDPAICSVASTYLTYCLPDLFFMALINPLKIYLRSQNVTRPLVVSAGVALSFHFPVNYIMVTYLGLGIRGIAIATAIMDLNILLVMVVYIMIKGIHKKTWQSWSFECFHGWSTILSLAIPNCISVCLEWWWYELMIVMSGLLPNAADAVASMGLLIQATSLIYIFPSSLSLAVSTRVGNELGAGQPNKARTSSSISLCCAIFTSVLALAFSVTTRNIWGRAFTSDEAVIALTAAAMPILGLCELGNCPQTTMCGVLRGSARPKLGANINLGSFYGVGLPIAIGLSFFMKMGLLGLWIGLLGAQVACSLFMAIMLVRTDWASEAQRAKELTGGASFIKENDGDDDAKKTVMENDDLEAQSLNKESDEDVQTPLMIKIETVQ; translated from the exons ATGGAACACCATAAACACAACACCTCTCAAGCTCCTCTTCTTCCTGACCACAACTCCCCCCAAACTCGCCTCCGAATCTCCGAG GTGGTAAACGAGGTGAGACAACTCTACAGCATAGCATTCCCATTGATCCTAAGCAGCCTACTAACCTACGGCAAATCAGCTATTTCAATGGCATTCATGGGTCACCTAGGGAAGGAGGCTTTAGCGGGCGGGTCACTCGCAATCGGGTTTGCAAACATAACGGGCTACTCCCTCTTAGCCGGGCTAGCCATGGGTATGGACGCTATCTCCTCTCAAGCCCATGGGGCTAAACAATGGGCTCTAATGGGCCACACACTTCAACGCACCATTATAATCTTATCCCTTTGTTGTATCCCAATCTCGTTCCTTTGGCTAAACCTTAATCCAATCCTCGTCTTCCTCGGTCAAGACCCTGCAATTTGCTCTGTAGCATCAACTTACCTTACTTACTGCCTACCTGACCTTTTCTTCATGGCGTTAATCAACCCACTTAAAATATACCTTCGCTCACAAAACGTGACCCGACCCCTTGTGGTTAGTGCAGGGGTAGCTTTGTCATTTCACTTCCCTGTCAACTACATCATGGTCACCTACCTAGGACTCGGTATTCGAGGCATTGCCATTGCTACAGCAATCATGGACCTCAATATACTCCTTGTAATGGTGGTTTATATAATGATCAAAGGGATTCATAAAAAGACATGGCAAAGTTGGTCGTTTGAATGCTTCCATGGTTGGTCCACTATCCTTTCTTTAGCTATACCAAATTGTATCTCTGTATGTTTGGAGTGGTGGTGGTATGAGCTTATGATTGTCATGTCTGGATTACTCCCTAATGCCGCGGATGCTGTTGCCAGTATGGGGTTGCTAATACAAGCCACATCGCTTATCTACATTTTCCCGTCATCGCTTAGCCTCGCAGTGTCGACCAGAGTAGGAAATGAGCTTGGAGCAGGACAGCCTAACAAGGCGAGGACTTCGTCTAGTATATCATTGTGTTGTGCTATTTTTACGAGTGTCCTTGCCTTGGCGTTTTCCGTGACGACGAGGAATATTTGGGGTCGGGCTTTTACGTCCGATGAGGCGGTGATTGCGCTTACGGCCGCCGCGATGCCGATTTTGGGGCTGTGTGAGCTTGGGAACTGTCCACAAACCACCATGTGTGGTGTGCTCCGGGGTAGTGCTAGGCCTAAGCTTGGAGCTAATATTAATTTGGGGTCGTTTTATGGTGTTGGGCTTCCTATTGCTATTGGGTTGAGTTTTTTCATGAAGATGGGCCTTTTGGGCCTGTGGATTGGCCTGCTTGGAGCCCAGGTAGCGTGCTCACTTTTTATGGCAATCATGTTGGTAAGGACTGATTGGGCCTCTGAAGCCCAACGGGCCAAAGAACTCACTGGTGGTGCCAGTTTTATTAAAGaaaatgatggtgatgatgatgctaAGAAAACGGTGATGGAAAATGATGATCTTGAAGCACAATCCTTAAACAAAGAGAGTGATGAAGATGTTCAAACGCCATTGATGATAAAAATAGAAACCGTccaataa